In Silene latifolia isolate original U9 population chromosome X, ASM4854445v1, whole genome shotgun sequence, the following proteins share a genomic window:
- the LOC141619422 gene encoding uncharacterized protein LOC141619422, whose translation MECITTASYSLVLNGETFGHFPGKKGLRQGDPLSPLLFTIAMEYLSRVLNFTTENMEFRYHSLCGKLKLHHLMFADDLLLFSRGDSQSIMLLLRSFASFSAASGLEMNRSKSNIYFNGVPKRVKDQIFARSGCVEGKLPFRYLGVPITAGKLGKRECLVLVEKNCREDRMFGSRHLSYLWKINFSSQARQSLGEMGASAILKRMSLDYIPSQCAVGYQWLRHKAPKVGWAKLVWCSWALPKHSFLNWLILKNALNTKDRLYKLGICPDDLCCVCGTAIRNYLTSFPAPLRDMLLLSELTLGFD comes from the exons ATGGAATGCATTACTACTGCCTCATATTCCTTAGTGCTAAATGGTGAAACATTTGGACACTTTCCTGGGAAGAAGGGGCTCAGGCAGGGGGACCCTTTATCCCCTCTTCTCTTCACTATTGCCATGGAGTATCTCTCTAGAGTTCTCAATTTTACCACTGAAAATATGGAGTTCAGGTATCACTCTTTGTGTGGAAAATTGAAGCTTCATCAtttaatgtttgcagatgatctgcTGCTTTTCTCTAGAGGGGATTCTCAATCTATCATGCTGCTGCTTCGTTCTTTTGCCTCTTTCTCTGCTGCTTCTGGCTTAGAGATGAACAGGTCCAAGTCTAATATATATTTTAATGGGGTGCCTAAAAGAGTTAAAGACCAAATCTTTGCCAGGTCTGGGTGTGTTGAGGGTAAGCTTCCTTTTAGATATCTTGGTGTGCCCATTACTGCTGGGAAATTGGGGAAGAGGGAGTGTCTTGTCCTTGTGGAGAAAAATTGTAGAGAAGATCGAATGTTTGGGTCCAGGCACCTCTCTTATCTTTGGAAGATTAACTTTAGTTCA CAAGCCAGACAGTCTTTGGGTGAAATGGGTGCATCTGCTATTCTTAAAAGGATGTCCCTGGACTACATACCTTCCCAA TGTGCGGTCGGCTATCAATGGCTTCGTCACAAGGCTCCAAAAGTTGGCTGGGCTAAGCTTGTTTGGTGTAGTTGGGCACTTCCTAAGCATTCTTTCCTAAACTGGCTCATTCTGAAGAATGCCTTAAACACCAAAGATCGTCTTTATAAGCTTGGTATCTGTCCTGATGACCTGTGTTGTGTATGTGGTACTGCGATCAGAAACTACCTCACATCTTTTCCAGCCCCTCTGCGTGATATGCTCTTGCTGTCTGAACTcactttagggtttgattag